One segment of Candidatus Neomarinimicrobiota bacterium DNA contains the following:
- a CDS encoding TetR/AcrR family transcriptional regulator, translated as MNESPDPSEIQSPKYQQLMRTAEELFMRYGVKRVTVEEICQTAEVSKMTFYKFFKNKGDLAKRVIVTLLDEGQVAFDDIMSQEKAFAEKISQFVQLKLDYGRRIGKEFYRDLLGYTPEIHEFMMERSQRGMQQMLDIFREAQQKGEIRKDLNLEFLSFMLDHVLELREDPRLLSIFPNTYELTRVWTEFFFYGIMGKSEQGND; from the coding sequence ATGAACGAATCACCTGACCCTTCAGAAATCCAGTCCCCCAAATACCAGCAGCTCATGAGAACCGCCGAAGAGTTGTTTATGCGATACGGGGTAAAACGAGTCACCGTGGAAGAGATTTGTCAAACTGCAGAAGTCAGCAAGATGACCTTTTACAAGTTCTTCAAGAATAAAGGTGATCTGGCGAAACGAGTGATCGTTACTCTGTTGGACGAGGGACAAGTTGCCTTCGACGATATCATGTCCCAGGAGAAAGCATTTGCTGAAAAGATAAGTCAATTCGTTCAGCTCAAGCTCGATTACGGTAGACGTATTGGTAAGGAATTCTACCGTGATTTACTCGGCTACACGCCTGAGATTCATGAGTTCATGATGGAACGATCCCAACGCGGCATGCAACAGATGCTGGATATTTTCCGCGAAGCTCAACAAAAGGGGGAGATAAGGAAAGACCTTAACCTGGAATTCCTGTCATTCATGCTCGACCATGTGTTGGAATTGAGAGAGGACCCCCGTCTCTTGTCGATCTTTCCCAACACGTATGAACTTACCCGTGTTTGGACGGAGTTTTTCTTTTACGGTATCATGGGAAAGAGTGAACAGGGAAATGACTGA